In a single window of the Drosophila albomicans strain 15112-1751.03 chromosome 3, ASM965048v2, whole genome shotgun sequence genome:
- the LOC117567670 gene encoding erythroid differentiation-related factor 1 has translation MEDSNQEIEPCRSIGPHQLDEAVKSQAIIKLSPVQVPAHFKRLECNTNLNLPPLNWLTTSHSSHGLHQALYQNAGFASFRLGQMFPDCVGEVDVVSDAENIKQLLKLPYSAKSAISMVVHKVGNTLLLDEFDIQKYLLRKADDDWKWLRTFILEHIMAYGNEQHNFSLKERSREALQTKNLLSKFLYHSLKQTGDVDNELNAPTQLTNRRASLPIIGPVLPEPKIEENVPDPKSSHAFNRNVVWTFEDIRMLIGTDMPIFGGPNRPCISLRLRDAAQPINVLTGIDYWLDNLMCNVPEVVMCYHLDGIVQKYEIIKTEDLPYLENSQFSPQVVRNVAQNILAFLKANATKAGHTYWLFKGRNDDVVKLYDLTTLCQSQNKGGEQSEQQQQQEINPFTVPVGMLLYSVARNMKNTLEHISPKTAGNIRALLDNCIKLLPKEQYPQIVSSSHYILSDLHVPAGIDPKAPKFNESQSLYDDDDDDEDDEEDQDEEEENYEYYQSAAESGGKANVAVRHICDALRDFKSNAKQSKPAPLVANTVERCNISLQHISAGISCLQYFNGNQEEKLKESEMHAKQEEKQRILHEEQNPNMAKPFNAIPLPYEQLKLVPPPSALPVPTEVQAQPAKKRSTKTKSKRSKSKELATTANSNSKPTQQLSAKFNTQNFGSWNVHLKLLLLEKACLTYATLAEHHYETQSYGCTLRAIELACRCQQVLNKYMANVVSQQSCLLGRAGDCFFQMSKHWHAIEEYRQQYEQLDESSRLISLELEQELEDSELLSLAPVKNVEQVMLHSCKCYEEALEHAQSAESNELLRRLGNVRNELGLKYMYSAQEEYSTLKRNSEGSPETKDCSKSDEEPLYVKLTVNSYDCLRRGIEAFTAVQDNVNLAFLYCNMGRFMRLRAHLTMPNESTIALETQKNFYNEAFNYYEKAKDCLDTRKANAELWDLVQWELSTATFTLAKQLQDFSSADKNSLAEASKEVLDLLQKSLRLCDVEHAGARQVLYSFRSGLIHKRIASFHYAQLRSYGVSELSQLPKATLQLCKYHYEKATQILESLKEVRDLLVVQLERISLHEFLAEVSTHAAQKLKQMQLALEICLQCQLVFGHVIDTNNSVHIDDDDEFKSHLTLYESRLQNALKTLIKLLLTTGKDPKQLSALYKRMYMETLTGKHGIGAQQLATASQSRSHHLHTLLTRLKAMCGAQPSSD, from the exons ATGGAAGATAGCAATCAAGAG ATCGAACCTTGTCGCAGCATTGGGCCGCATCAGCTCGACGAGGCTGTCAAAAGTCAGGCCATCATTAAGTTGTCGCCTGTCCAGGTGCCAGCGCACTTTAAGCGCCTCGAATGCAACACAAATCTCAATCTGCCACCACTCAACTGGCTGACCACATCGCACAGCAGCCATGGACTGCATCAGGCGTTGTACCAAAATGCGGGTTTCGCCAGCTTTCGCCTGGGACAAATGTTTCCCGATTGCGTGGGCGAAGTGGACGTTGTGTCAGATGCTGAGAACATTAAACAGCTACTAAAACTGCCTTATAGTGCCAAGAGTGCAATCAGCATGGTGGTGCACAAAGTGGGTAACACGCTGTTGCTGGACGAGTtcgatatacaaaagtatttgttgCGCAAGGCAGATGATGATTGGAAATGGTTACGAACCTTCATCCTGGAGCACATTATGGCCTATGGCAATGAGCAGCATAATTTCAGCTTGAAAGAACGTTCTCGTGAAGCGCTGCAAACCAAGAACTTGCTGTCGAAATTCCTCTATCACAGCTTAAAACAAACAGGTGACGTGGATAATGAGCTTAATGCTCCCACACAGCTAACGAATCGTCGTGCAAGTTTGCCCATCATTGGACCTGTGTTGCCGGAGCCCAAAATCGAGGAGAATGTGCCCGATCCCAAGTCGAGTCACGCCTTCAATCGCAATGTGGTGTGGACATTCGAGGACATACGCATGCTCATTGGCACCGATATGCCCATCTTTGGCGGCCCCAACAGACCCTGCATCAGTTTGCGACTACGAGATGCTGCTCAGCCCATCAATGTGCTGACTGGCATCGATTATTGGCTCGACAATCTGATGTGCAATGTTCCCGAGGTGGTAATGTGCTATCATCTCGATGGCATTGTGCAGAAATATGAGATCATTAAGACTGAGGATTTGCCCTACTTGGAGAATTCACAATTCTCCCCGCAAGTGGTGCGCAATGTGGCCCAGAATATCTTGGCATTCCTTAAAGCTAATGCCACCAAGGCGGGACATACTTATTGGCTGTTCAAGGGACGCAACGATGATGTGGTGAAGCTGTATGATTTGACCACTTTGTGTCAGAGCCAAAACAAAGGCGGTGAACAGTcggaacagcagcaacaacaggagATCAATCCTTTCACGGTGCCCGTGGGCATGTTGCTGTATTCGGTGGCACGCAACATGAAAAATACCCTGGAACACATTAGTCCCAAGACGGCGGGCAACATACGTGCGCTGCTGGACAACTGCATCAAGCTGCTGCCGAAGGAGCAATATCCACAAATTGTCAGTTCATCGCATTACATTCTATCCGATTTACATGTGCCCGCTGGCATTGATCCCAAGGCCCCCAAGTTCAACGAATCGCAATCGCTAtacgacgatgatgacgatgacgaagaTGACGAGGAAGATCAAGATGAAGAAGAGGAGAACTATGAGTACTATCAAAGTGCAGCTGAAAGCGGTGGTAAGGCAAACGTTGCTGTGCGTCACATTTGCGATGCGTTGCGCGATTTCAAATCCAATGCCAAGCAATCGAAACCTGCTCCGCTCGTTGCCAACACTGTGGAGCGTTGCAACATTTCGTTGCAACACATCAGCGCTGGCATTTCGTGTCTGCAGTACTTTAATGGCAATCAGGAGGAGAAGTTGAAGGAATCGGAAATGCATGCCAAGCAGGAGGAGAAGCAACGCATACTCCACGAAGAACAGAATCCGAATATGGCAAAACCTTTTAATGCTATACCACTGCCCTATGAGCAACTAAAGCTGGTGCCACCGCCATCAGCGTTGCCAGTGCCAACTGAAGTCCAAGCACAGCCAGCAAAGAAACGCAGCACAAAGACCAAAAGCAAGCGCAGCAAATCCAAAGAGTTGGCCACCACGGCGAATAGCAATAGTAAGCCAACGCAGCAGTTGAGTGCGAAGTTTAATACGCAGAACTTTGGATCCTGGAATGTGCATCTCAAGCTGCTATTGCTCGAGAAAGCTTGCCTCACGTATGCCACACTCGCCGAGCATCATTATGAGACCCAAAGCTATGGTTGCACTCTGAGAGCCATCGAGTTGGCTTGTCGCTGCCAACAGGTGCTCAACAAATACATGGCCAATGTCGTGTCGCAGCAGAGTTGTCTTCTTGGACGTGCTGGGGATTGTTTCTTTCAAATGTCCAAGCATTGGCATGCCATCGAGGAGTATAGACAGCAATACGAGCAGTTGGATGAATCATCGCGACTCATTTCTCTTGAACTGGAGCAGGAGCTAGAAGACAGCGAGCTGCTAAGCTTGGCTCCTGTTAAGAATGTGGAACAGGTGATGCTGCATAGCTGCAAGTGCTACGAAGAGGCGTTGGAGCATGCGCAGAGCGCCGAGAGCAATGAACTGCTGCGTCGCCTGGGAAATGTGCGCAACGAACTGGGACTGAAGTATATGTATTCGGCACAAG AGGAATACAGCACGCTGAAACGCAACTCGGAAGGCAGTCCAGAGACGAAAGATTGCAGTAAATCTGACGAGGAGCCGCTGTATGTTAAACTGACTGTCAATTCTTATGACTGCTTGCGACGTGGCATTGAGGCTTTCACTGCTGTGCAAGACAATGTTAATCTCGCATTTCTCTACTGCAACATGGGCAGATTTATGCGTTTGCGTGCGCATCTCACCATGCCCAATGAGAG CACCATTGCCTTGGAGACGCAGAAAAACTTCTACAACGAGGCCTTTAATTACTACGAAAAGGCCAAAGATTGTCTCGATACGCGTAAAGCCAACGCCGAGCTCTGGGATCTAGTGCAGTGGGAGCTATCGACAGCCACGTTTACGCTGGCCAAGCAGCTGCAGGACTTTAGTTCAGCGGATAAAAACAGTTTGGCCGAGGCCTCCAAGGAAGTTTTGGATCTGCTGCAAAAGTCACTGCGTCTATGTGATGTGGAGCATGCTGGAGCGCGGCAAGTGCTCTACAGTTTTCGCTCGGGACTGATACACAAGCG CATTGCCTCCTTTCACTATGCGCAGCTGCGTAGTTATGGCGTCTCGGAGTTGTCACAGCTGCCGAAAGCAACGTtgcaattatgcaaatatcaTTACGAGAAGGCCACACAGATACTGGAGAGTCTAAAGGAGGTGCGTGACTTGTTGGTGGTGCAACTGGAGCGCATCTCACTACACGAATTCCTAGCCGAAG TTTCAACGCATGCGgcacaaaaactaaaacaaatgcaattggcTTTAGAAATTTGCTTGCAATGTCAACTTGTATTTGGCCACGTCATCGATACTAACAACAGCGTGCACattgatgacgatgacgaatTCAAATCGCATTTGACGCTCTACGAGAGTCGCTTGCAGAATGCATTGAAAACGCTCATCAAATTGCTGTTAACAACCGGCAAGGATCCGAAACAGCTGTCGGCATTGTACAAGCGCATGTATATGGAAACCTTGACTGGGAAACATGGCATAGGCGCACAGCAATTGGCAACAGCATCGCAATCGCGTTCACACCATTTGCACACGCTGCTAACCCGGCTGAAAGCCATGTGCGGCGCTCAGCCAAGTAGCGACTAG
- the LOC117567672 gene encoding guided entry of tail-anchored proteins factor 1, with translation MQLFILIGLMCLINTILPDFIRNYLKISRFWKSTTNAAAQMQQELDAAREELDNVHSAQHSGEYARKIKTMRAERKVADVEAKIQMSKKMEVLKQSSIDTVAYYASKVLFSFIVVIVCARNRNSAVMIFDDSFNLAPLGGLLSFPTGIYNAISVPAWAFSCNFTFSLLYGLVKK, from the exons ATGCAATTGTTTATACTGATAGGGCTGATGTGCCTGATCAACACGATCCTGCCAGACTTTATCAGAAACTAC CTCAAAATATCACGCTTTTGgaaaagtacaacaaatgcTGCTGCACAGATGCAACAAGAACTGGACGCGGCACGAGAGGAATTGGACAATGTGCATAGTGCCCAGCATTCTGGAGAATATgccagaaaaataaaaacaatgcgtGCTGAGCGCAAAGTTGCTGACGTTGAGGCTAAAATACAAATGTCCAAAAAAATGGAAGTGCTGAAGCAATCGAGCATCGATACAGTGGCCTACTATGCATCGAAAGTGCTCTTCTCGTTTATTGTGGTCATTGTGTGCGCTCGCAATCGCAATTCGGCAGTGATGATCTTCGATGATAGTTTCAATTTGGCGCCGCTGGGCGGTTTGCTAAGCTTTCCCACTGGCATTTACAACGCCATTTCCGTGCCCGCTTGGGCGTTCTCTTGTAATTTTACCTTTAGTTTATTGTACGGCCTggtaaaaaagtaa
- the LOC117567671 gene encoding signal recognition particle receptor subunit beta, which translates to MDKLNEKTRERTPVKLGEVNFTPILIALLVGFIIVAIFVILRRRSAGRRDFLLTGLSEAGKSAIFMQLVHGKFPETFTSIKENVGEYYSGQQAATRLVDIPGHYRVRDKCFELHKRNAKGIVFVVDSVSVQKDIRDVADFLYTILSDSATQPCSVLILCNKQDQTTAKSSQVIKTLLEKELHTVRDTRSRKLQSVGDDEVNKPIVLGKPGRDFEFAHISQQVQFVESSAKDNQLKQLTQWIDRLL; encoded by the exons ATggataaattaaatgaaaagacGCGTGAAAGGACGCCCGTGAAGTTGGGCGAAGTTAACTTTACACCCATATTGATAGCCCTGTTGGTGGGCTTCATTATTGTCG CAATCTTTGTGATCTTGCGGCGACGCTCGGCGGGTAGACGTGACTTCCTACTGACCGGCCTCAGTGAGGCGGGCAAGAGTGCCATATTCATGCAACTGGTGCATGGCAAGTTCCCTGAGACCTTCACGTCTATCAAGGAGAACGTGGGTGAATATTACTCCGGTCAGCAGGCTGCCACCAGACTGGTGGACATTCCCGGTCATTATCGGGTGCGCGACAAGTGCTTTGAGCTGCACAAACGCAACGCCAAAGGAATTGTCTTCGTTGTGGACTCCGTGTCCGTGCAAAAGGATATTCGTGATGTGGCAGA CTTTTTGTACACCATACTGTCGGACAGCGCCACACAGCCCTGCTCTGTGTTAATATTGTGTAACAAACAGGATCAAACGACGGCCAAGAGCTCTCAGGTTATTAAGACACTGCTGGAGAAGGAACT CCACACAGTACGCGACACAAGGAGTCGCAAATTGCAGTCTGTGGGCGACGATGAGGTTAACAAACCTATTGTGCTGGGAAAACCAGGACGTGACTTTGAGTTCGCGCACATTTCACAACAAGTGCAATTCGTCGAGAGCTCGGCTAAGGATAATCAATTGAAGCAGCTCACTCAGTGGATCGATCGATTGTTGTAA